From the genome of Toxoplasma gondii ME49 chromosome XII, whole genome shotgun sequence:
GATGCAGCATCTACTGCATTAGAAGTAGCTTCTATGAATTCCGCTGCTGAGAAATCGCAGCGATCCCTGGCAGGTTCCCGACAGGGTCGTCGTCAAGAAAAGCCAACAAAGCAGACGCGAAAACAGGTGATCGAGGCATCAGCATTCTCTTTGACAAAAACTCCTTTGGCACGACCTGCACTCCGTCCCTATGAGGTTCTTGTCACCAGGCGCCTTCCCTTGGTCGTTTATTTCAAGCGGTGTATGCGGCTGTTGCACGCTGGCCTCGAGCCGCCGCACAAACACACAAGCAGTTTCCTTACTGGATCAAAGGATGCACAGTTCCAGAAACAACTTGCTCCGCAGTTCCCTTTCATTGTTATCCGCGGTGCCGGGGGATGCATGAGGACAGCCATCTGGCTCGCTCAGGATGTCATGAAGGCTCTAGGGGGGTTGGGGCGTTCGGCTGCAGTGGAAAGCTCTTCGTCATGCCGAGACAACTCGTTACAGATCAGTGGTCACGCACCTTCTCTTGAGATCGAAACGCACACTGTGGAATGCACAGACACGGCGTGGACGttcgtcgaagaagaagatgatgaTAGCTGCCCTGTTGCGGGCACGTTCGACGTAAGCATGCGGAGCTCTGCTGCAATCTGCCTGATATCTGCATAGATAATTCTACGATGGTCACGCTTGTTCTCGATCAAGCCCTGCAACTTACCTTCACTCAAGAAGTCCGCTTAGCTGCTGTCCACAAAGTAGAGAAAAGAGTGATAGAGCAGAGTAAGGGATTACCTTTCCTAATGAGCTGAAACCGCTTAGACGGGTCTATCCACGTGATCGATTCTCACATCCGCCTACGAGGTAGCGCAGTGCACGGATCACTGCCACGCTTCATCCGACATGTGTTGTTGAGTCGTGCTTTCACATGGGGATGCGGTGGAGTGCTGTCTGTACATTTGCTCTCAGCTTGCGGTCAGGCGGCGCTGCATCAGCGCGATTTCCATCAAGGTGCATAGGCCTCTACCACAGCAACTGTCCTGAAGCAAACTGGAAACTGTGCTTCTCGTCTGACGCTCAATTTGTCTCGTACGATGCTGCTTCGTTAAATTACCAGACGGGCGTAAGCAACGTCATCAGTTGGCGTGCCTTGTCTCTTGCAAAGAATCATGCGCTTCAACGGTGTATCGGTGATTCTGCTGAGGGTCATGCCGTCTTCCCGCGTCGAATGCTGGGATTATCTGTTTTTGTGGTTGGATtgtcctctctttttgtATGGCCATAGCGCAG
Proteins encoded in this window:
- a CDS encoding hypothetical protein (encoded by transcript TGME49_245520); translation: MADPSAVSDAASTALEVASMNSAAEKSQRSLAGSRQGRRQEKPTKQTRKQVIEASAFSLTKTPLARPALRPYEVLVTRRLPLVVYFKRCMRLLHAGLEPPHKHTSSFLTGSKDAQFQKQLAPQFPFIVIRGAGGCMRTAIWLAQDVMKALGGLGRSAAVESSSSCRDNSLQISGHAPSLEIETHTVECTDTAWTFVEEEDDDSCPVAGTFDLAVRRRCISAISIKVHRPLPQQLS